Genomic DNA from Haloplanus aerogenes:
AGCGTCCCGTCCCGACCGCTAATCCAGTTTTCCGAGCGCTTCGAAGAAATCCGACGTCGGCCCGGCGACGCGCATCGGCGAGTCGGCGCGCCCGACCCGCACGTCCGTCGGCGGGTCGAGTTCGCGGAGGACGCGTCCGTCGCCGACGACGACCGCCTCGTCGGAGCCCGAGACGTGAACCGTGATCTCGCTATCCAACCCGACCACGAGCGGCGGCATTCCCTCGCGCGCACACATCTCGTTGACGACGAGGCCGTCGACGCCGGGATGGACGAGCGGTCCCGACTCGCTGAGGTTGTAGGCCGTACTCCCGGTGGGCGTGGCGACGAGGACGCCGTCGGCACGGCTCGAAGAGTAGCGCGAGCCATCGACACGAACGTCGAGGTCGACGCCGCCACTTGGACCACGGATCGGCCCCTGCACGACCACCTCGTTGGTTGTCGGCGGGGCGGTCCATCCGTCGCCGTGGGCGGCCAGTCGCGGCGTCTCGCGCACGGTCATTTCGCCGGCGCGGAAGGCGGCGACCTGATCCAGAACGACGTCGACGGCCTCGTCCGGACCGACGGCGTTGAGAAAGCCCACTTCGCCGAGGTTGACGCCGAGGATGGGCGTGCCGTCGGACCCGCGGGCGGCGTAGAGGAAGGTGCCGTCGCCACCGATGCTGACCACGAGATCGCAGTCGTCGAAGTCGTCGATGGGCGTGCCGTCGACGTCGAGCGTGTCGGCCGTGGTGGTGTCGACGGCGACCGAAGCACCCTCCGCCCGGAGTTGCTGGCGGAGCTCCGCCGCGAGAAACGCCGCCCGGCTGTTGTTCTTCTGTGCGACGAGACCGACGTACATACCCCGCCCTTGCCCCGTGAGAAAAAAAGCCCACCGGACGGACAACATTCATGATACCAGCGCGCG
This window encodes:
- a CDS encoding NAD(+)/NADH kinase → MYVGLVAQKNNSRAAFLAAELRQQLRAEGASVAVDTTTADTLDVDGTPIDDFDDCDLVVSIGGDGTFLYAARGSDGTPILGVNLGEVGFLNAVGPDEAVDVVLDQVAAFRAGEMTVRETPRLAAHGDGWTAPPTTNEVVVQGPIRGPSGGVDLDVRVDGSRYSSSRADGVLVATPTGSTAYNLSESGPLVHPGVDGLVVNEMCAREGMPPLVVGLDSEITVHVSGSDEAVVVGDGRVLRELDPPTDVRVGRADSPMRVAGPTSDFFEALGKLD